In the Candidatus Electrothrix sp. GW3-4 genome, one interval contains:
- a CDS encoding helix-turn-helix transcriptional regulator encodes MNRQSISSQTTIAINGPKIKELRNANSLTQLYISEVLGVTVDTVSRWENNRSPNIMLENAQKLAAIFEVTIEEISNPLPKSTEQEGGEKKGKPIWTTWVLPALLLFIFLTIVLYLIINPPHIIIQLKDEGLIIKISSSKNHWQRVPLKTAEQAPSPPHQYFDQETGPLNRLLTDVHPGRVISANKAAPSPPSA; translated from the coding sequence ATGAACAGACAGAGTATATCATCACAGACCACCATAGCCATCAACGGCCCAAAGATTAAAGAGCTGAGAAACGCCAACAGCCTGACCCAGCTGTACATCTCCGAGGTCTTGGGGGTTACTGTTGATACGGTTTCCCGGTGGGAAAATAATCGTTCTCCCAATATCATGTTAGAAAATGCCCAAAAACTTGCTGCTATCTTTGAGGTGACAATTGAAGAAATCAGCAACCCTTTGCCGAAAAGTACAGAGCAAGAGGGAGGAGAAAAAAAGGGCAAGCCCATTTGGACGACATGGGTGCTGCCCGCTTTGCTTCTCTTTATCTTCCTTACTATCGTCCTGTACCTTATCATCAATCCCCCTCATATTATCATTCAGCTGAAAGATGAAGGACTCATCATAAAAATCTCTTCGTCAAAAAACCATTGGCAGAGGGTCCCGCTCAAAACGGCTGAACAGGCCCCCTCACCGCCCCATCAGTATTTCGATCAAGAAACAGGCCCGCTGAACAGGTTACTTACCGATGTCCATCCTGGCAGGGTCATCTCTGCAAACAAGGCTGCTCCATCTCCACCCTCCGCATAG
- a CDS encoding NAD(P)H-binding protein: MKKELHAVTGAFGYSGKSIARKLLNEGHDVITITNSWQRKNPFRDRIKAYPFHFDEPEKLTESLRGVSVLYNTYWVRFNHKNFTFAEAVRNTETLFKAAKEAGVQRIVHVSITNPSSDSPLEYFSGKARLEQTLMNSGLSYAMLRPGVLFGKEDILINNIAWVVRHIPFSMVFGNGDYKLQPIYVDDLAELAVQQGKKTENAVINAIGPETFTYRELLESVAEIIGKRRPILSVPPAIGHWTGWVAGKFLNDVLITRDEIEGLMTNLLYVDTPPTGTTKLTDWARENTESLGWKYSNELTRRLDREVGYSV, encoded by the coding sequence ATGAAAAAAGAACTCCACGCAGTGACAGGCGCCTTCGGTTATTCCGGCAAAAGCATAGCCAGGAAGTTACTTAATGAAGGCCATGATGTCATAACCATCACCAATTCCTGGCAGCGAAAGAATCCCTTTAGAGACCGGATCAAAGCCTATCCCTTTCACTTTGATGAGCCGGAAAAGTTGACCGAAAGCCTGCGCGGAGTTTCTGTGCTCTATAATACCTACTGGGTACGTTTCAATCACAAAAACTTCACCTTTGCCGAGGCGGTCCGCAACACGGAAACCCTGTTCAAGGCGGCAAAAGAAGCAGGTGTGCAAAGAATCGTCCATGTCAGTATCACCAATCCGTCCTCGGATTCTCCTCTGGAATATTTCAGCGGTAAGGCCCGGCTGGAGCAGACCCTGATGAATAGCGGGTTATCCTATGCCATGCTCAGGCCAGGGGTCCTTTTTGGAAAAGAGGATATTTTGATTAATAATATTGCCTGGGTAGTTCGTCATATCCCGTTCTCAATGGTTTTCGGTAACGGAGACTATAAATTGCAACCCATCTATGTGGATGATCTGGCAGAACTTGCTGTGCAGCAGGGGAAGAAAACCGAGAATGCCGTTATCAATGCCATAGGACCTGAAACCTTTACCTATCGCGAGCTGCTTGAGAGCGTTGCCGAGATTATCGGGAAACGCCGCCCTATCCTCTCTGTTCCGCCAGCGATCGGTCATTGGACGGGCTGGGTTGCGGGAAAATTCCTTAACGATGTCCTGATTACCCGCGATGAAATAGAAGGTCTCATGACCAATTTACTCTATGTTGATACGCCTCCGACCGGTACAACCAAGTTAACCGACTGGGCCCGGGAAAACACTGAGAGCCTGGGGTGGAAATACTCGAACGAGCTTACCAGGAGATTAGACAGAGAGGTGGGGTACAGCGTCTGA